The following proteins are encoded in a genomic region of Oncorhynchus keta strain PuntledgeMale-10-30-2019 chromosome 8, Oket_V2, whole genome shotgun sequence:
- the LOC118387148 gene encoding B2 bradykinin receptor has protein sequence MFLNTTEGLFPTEGPDSKLDWTELDPYNCTNYTAAWDWLSSYQPVFMVLLSVVGVVANGLVLCVFCLQRKPCTVADVYLGNLAAADLVMVSCLPFWAATIANNYHWEFGEPICKLVNVAISMNYYCSVFFLVLVSVDRYLALVRPMFQSRLRRAAWAKRICLGIWIVGFLLSLPILVFRRVKYVAKAGVMACILAYPHPDWEIQRNITNNVVGFLFPVIVVSYCSRHILTSLKDGQIRKTPGVRSERKATQLVLTVLMVFLICWTPYQVVRFLDTLDYFQVTPGCLWGHILDITIQLSTYLAYAHSTINPFLYVIVGRQFRKRAKEVFGTMLK, from the coding sequence ATGTTCCTGAACACAACCGAGGGTCTCTTCCCCACTGAGGGCCCAGACTCAAAGCTGGACTGGACCGAGTTGGACCCCTATAACTGCACCAACTACACAGCAGCCTGGGACTGGCTTTCCTCCTACCAGCCGGTCTTCATGGTTCTCCTCAGCGTGGTGGGCGTAGTGGCCAACGGTCTGGTCCTCTGTGTCTTCTGTTTGCAGAGGAAGCCATGCACCGTGGCTGATGTCTACCTGGGCAACTTGGCGGCTGCAGACCTGGTCATGGTGTCCTGTTTACCCTTCTGGGCCGCCACCATCGCTAACAACTACCACTGGGAGTTCGGCGAGCCCATATGCAAGCTGGTCAATGTGGCCATCTCCATGAactattactgtagtgttttctTCCTGGTGCTGGTTAGCGTCGATCGCTACCTGGCTCTGGTCCGGCCCATGTTCCAAAGCCGACTGCGGAGAGCCGCCTGGGCCAAACGCATCTGCCTGGGGATATGGATCGTGGGGTTCCTGCTGAGTCTGCCCATCCTGGTCTTCCGCAGGGTGAAATACGTGGCCAAGGCTGGGGTGATGGCCTGCATCCTGGCCTACCCCCATCCAGACTGGGAGATCCAGCGCAACATTACCAATAACGTGGTTGGGTTCTTATTTCCGGTGATAGTGGTGTCGTACTGCAGCCGCCACATCTTGACCAGTCTGAAAGACGGTCAGATCAGAAAAACTCCCGGGGTGAGGTCAGAGAGGAAGGCCACACAACTGGTCCTGACTGTTCTCATGGTCTTCCTCATCTGCTGGACGCCCTACCAGGTAGTGCGCTTCCTGGACACACTGGATTACTTCCAAGTCACGCCAGGATGCCTCTGGGGTCACATTCTGGACATTACCATACAGCTGTCCACCTACCTGGCGTACGCCCACAGCACCATCAACCCCTTCCTGTACGTCATTGTGGGGAGACAATTCAGGAAGAGGGCAAAAGAAGTGTTCGGGACAATGTTAAAGTGA